One Meriones unguiculatus strain TT.TT164.6M chromosome 5, Bangor_MerUng_6.1, whole genome shotgun sequence DNA segment encodes these proteins:
- the Brpf1 gene encoding peregrin isoform X8 encodes MGVDFDVKTFCHNLRATKPPYECPVETCRKVYKSYSGIEYHLYHYDHDSPPPPQQTPLRKHKKKGRQSRPANKQSPSPSEVSQSPGREVMSYAQAQRMVEVDLHGRVHRISIFDNLDVVSEDEEAPEEAPENGSNKENTETPAATPKSGKHKNKEKRKDSNHHHHSAPASAAPKLPEVVYRELEQDTPDAPPRPTSYYRYIEKSAEELDEEVEYDMDEEDYIWLDIMNERRKTEGVSPIPQEIFEYLMDRLEKESYFESHNKGDPNALVDEDAVCCICNDGECQNSNVILFCDMCNLAVHQECYGVPYIPEGQWLCRRCLQSPSRAVDCALCPNKGGAFKQTDDGRWAHVVCALWIPEVCFANTVFLEPIDSIEHIPPARWKLTCYICKQRGSGACIQCHKANCYTAFHVTCAQQAGLYMKMEPVRETGANGTSFSVRKTAYCDIHTPPGSARRLPALSHSEGEEEEDEEEDEGKSWSSEKVKKAKAKSRIKMKKARKILAEKRAAAPVVSVPCIPPHRLSKITNRLTIQRKSQFMQRLHSYWTLKRQSRNGVPLLRRLQTHLQSQRNCDQIGRDSEDKNWALKEQLKSWQRLRHDLERARLLVELIRKREKLKRETIKIQQIAMEMQLTPFLILLRKTLEQLQEKDTGNIFSEPVPLSEVPDYLDHIKKPMDFFTMKQNLEAYRYLNFDDFEEDFNLIVSNCLKYNAKDTIFYRAAVRLREQGGAVLRQARRQAEKMGIDFETGMHIPHNLAGDEAPHHSEDAEEERLVLLENQKHLPVEEQLKLLLERLDEVNASKQSVGRSRRAKMIKKEMTALRRKLAHQRETGRDGPERHGPSGRGNLTPHPAACDKDGQTDSAAEESSSQETSKDLPANGFSSGNQPVKKSFLVYRNDCNLPRSSSDSESSSSSSSSAASDRTSTTPSKQGRGKPSFSRGTFPEDSSEDTSGTENEAYSVGTGRGVGHSMVRKSLGRGAGWLSEDEDSPLDALDLVWAKCRGYPSYPALIIDPKMPREGMFHHGVPIPVPPLEVLKLGEQMTQEAREHLYLVLFFDNKRTWQWLPRTKLVPLGVNQDLDKEKMLEGRKSNIRKSVQIAYHRALQHRSKVQGEQSSETSDSD; translated from the exons ATGGGGGTGGACTTTGATGTGAAGACCTTCTGCCACAACTTGCGGGCAACTAAGCCACCATACGAGTGCCCTGTGGAGACCTGCCGCAAGGTTTACAAAAGTTACAGTGGTATCGAGTACCACCTGTACCACTATGACCACGACAGCCCACCACCCCCACAGCAGACCCCACTGCGCAAGCACAAAAAGAAAGGGCGCCAGTCACGACCAGCCAACAAGCAGTCACCCAGCCCCTCTGAGGTCTCACAGTCACCAGGCCGAGAGGTAATGAGCTATGCTCAGGCCCAGCGCATGGTAGAGGTTGACCTTCATGGCCGTGTCCACCGAATCAGCATCTTTGACAACCTGGATGTGGTGTCAGAGGATGAGGAGGCCCCTGAGGAGGCTCCTGAGAATGGCAGCAACAAGGAGAACACCGAGACACCTGCGGCTACACCTAAGTCAGGCAAGCATAAGAACAAGGAGAAACGCAAGGATTCCAACCACCATCACCACAGCGCTCCCGCCAGTGCTGCTCCCAAACTGCCTGAGGTGGTGTACCGTGAGCTAGAGCAAGATACCCCTGATGCACCACCCAGGCCCACTTCCTACTACCG GTACATTGAGAAATCTGCAGAAGAGCTGGATGAGGAGGTGGAGTATGACATGGACGAAGAGGACTACATCTGGCTGGATATCATGAATGAGCGGCGGAAGACAGAGGGTGTGAGTCCTATCCCACAAGAGATCTTTGAGTACCTAATGGACCGGTTGGAGAAGGAGTCGTACTTTGAAAGTCACAATAAAGGCGACCCCAATGCACTAGTGGATGAAGATGCTGTGTGCTGTATCTGCAATGATGGCGAGTGCCAGAACAGCAATGTCATCCTCTTCTGTGACATGTGCAACTTGGCTGTGCACCAAGAGTGCTATGGTGTCCCCTATATTCCTGAAGGCCAGTGGCTGTGCCGCCGTTGCCTGCAGTCACCTTCTCGTGCAGTGGACTGTGCTCTGTGCCCCAATAAGGGTGGTGCCTTCAAGCAGACAGATGATGGCCGCTGGGCCCACGTGGTGTGTGCCTTGTGGATCCCTGAGGTCTGCTTTGCCAACACAGTCTTCCTAGAACCTATTGACAGCATTGAGCACATCCCACCAGCCCGCTGGAAGCTCACCTGCTACATTTGCAAACAGCGGGGCTCTGGAGCCTGCATCCAGTGCCACAAGGCCAACTGCTACACAGCCTTCCATGTGACATGTGCCCAACAGGCTGGCCTTTATATGAAGATGGAACCTGTGCGGGAGACAGGTGCCAATGGCACCTCCTTTAGTGTCCGCAAGACAGCCTACTGTGATATCCACACACCCCCAGGTTCTGCTCGCCGTCTGCCTGCCCTATCCCACAGtgagggtgaggaggaggaggatgaagaagaagaTGAGGGTAAGAGCTGGAGCTCAGAGAAGGTCAAGAAGGCCAAAGCCAAGTCCCGAATTAAGATGAAGAAAGCCCGGAAGATCTTGGCAGAGAAGCGGGCAGCGGCACCTGTGGTGTCTGTGCCCTGCATCCCACCACACAG GCTCAGTAAGATCACCAACCGGCTGACCATTCAGAGGAAGAGCCAGTTCATGCAGAGGCTACACAGCTACTGGACTCTAAAACGACAGTCACGGAATGGGGTCCCACTACTCCGGCGCCTGCAGACACACCTTCAGTCTCAGAGGAACTGTGATCAAATTGGG AGAGATTCTGAAGATAAAAACTGGGCCCTCAAAGAACAGCTCAAGTCCTGGCAGAGGCTCCGCCATGACCTGGAGCGAGCTCGGCTTCTGGTGGAGCTGATCCGAAAACGAGAGAAACTCAAAAGAGAGACG ATCAAGATCCAGCAGATTGCCATGGAGATGCAGCTGACCCCTTTCCTCATCCTCCTCCGAAAAACCTTGGAGCAGCTCCAAGAGAAGGACACAGGCAACATCTTCAGCGAGCCGGTCCCTCTGTCTGAG GTACCTGACTACCTAGACCACATCAAAAAACCCATGGACTTTTTCACCATGAAGCAGAACTTGGAGGCTTACCGCTACTTGAACTTTGATGATTTTGAGGAGGACTTCAACCTCATTGTCAGCAACTGCCTAAAGTATAACGCCAAGGACACCATCTTCTACAGGGCAGCAGTGCGACTTCGTGAACAGGGTGGTGCTGTGCTCCGTCAGGCCCGGCGCCAGGCAGAAAAGATGGGCATTGACTTTGAGACAGGCATGCATATCCCTCACAACCTGGCCGGAGATGAGGCTCCGCACCACAGTGAAGATG CAGAGGAAGAACGGCTGGTCCTGCTGGAGAATCAGAAACACCTGCCAGTAGAAGAGCAGCTGAAGTTGTTGTTGGAGCGGCTGGACGAAGTCAATGCCAGCAAGCAGAGTGTGGGCCGCTCCCGGCGTGCAAAAATGATCAAGAAAGAGATGACAGCATTGCGGCGGAAGCTTGCTCACCAGCGGGAGACTGGCCGGGATGGACCTGAGCGTCATGGTCCCTCCGGTCGGGGCAATCTGACACCTCACCCAGCAGCCTGTGACAAAGATGGACAGACTGACAGTGCTGCAGAAGAGAGTAGCAGCCAAGAGACAAGCAAAG ACTTACCAGCCAATGGATTCAGCAGTGGGAACCAGCCAGTGAAGAAGAGTTTCTTGGTGTACCGTAATGACTGCAACCTTCCCAGAAGCAGTTCAGACTCTGAGtccagcagtagcagcagcagcagtgcgGCCTCAGACAGGACCAG TACAACACCCTCAAAACAAGGCCGGGGCAAGCCCTCCTTCTCTCGGGGTACATTCCCAGAGGACAGTAGTGAAGATACCTCAGGCACTGAGAATGAGGCCTACTCCGTGGGCACTGGCCGCGGCGTGGGCCACAGCA TGGTAAGAAAGAGTCTGGGTCGAGGAGCTGGCTGGCTGTCAGAGGATGAAGACTCCCCATTGGATGCTCTGGACCTTGTATGGGCCAAATGCCGAGGCTATCCATCATACCCAGCTCTG ATCATTGATCCAAAGATGCCCCGAGAAGGTATGTTCCACCATGGGGTTCCCATCCCTGTACCACCACTGGAGGTTCTAAAACTTGGGGAACAGATGACACAGGAAGCCAGAGAGCATCTCTACCTCGTTCTCTTCTTTGACAACAAACGAACCTG GCAGTGGCTGCCCAGGACTAAACTCGTCCCTCTGGGTGTGAACCAGGATCTAGACAAAGAGAAGATGCTGGAGGGCCGCAAGTCCAACATCCGCAAGTCAGTGCAGATTGCCTACCACAGGGCTCTGCAGCACCGCAGCAAGGTGCAGGGTGAGCAGAGCAGTGAGACCAGCGATAGTGACTGA
- the Brpf1 gene encoding peregrin isoform X2 has translation MGVDFDVKTFCHNLRATKPPYECPVETCRKVYKSYSGIEYHLYHYDHDSPPPPQQTPLRKHKKKGRQSRPANKQSPSPSEVSQSPGREVMSYAQAQRMVEVDLHGRVHRISIFDNLDVVSEDEEAPEEAPENGSNKENTETPAATPKSGKHKNKEKRKDSNHHHHSAPASAAPKLPEVVYRELEQDTPDAPPRPTSYYRYIEKSAEELDEEVEYDMDEEDYIWLDIMNERRKTEGVSPIPQEIFEYLMDRLEKESYFESHNKGDPNALVDEDAVCCICNDGECQNSNVILFCDMCNLAVHQECYGVPYIPEGQWLCRRCLQSPSRAVDCALCPNKGGAFKQTDDGRWAHVVCALWIPEVCFANTVFLEPIDSIEHIPPARWKLTCYICKQRGSGACIQCHKANCYTAFHVTCAQQAGLYMKMEPVRETGANGTSFSVRKTAYCDIHTPPGSARRLPALSHSEGEEEEDEEEDEGKSWSSEKVKKAKAKSRIKMKKARKILAEKRAAAPVVSVPCIPPHRLSKITNRLTIQRKSQFMQRLHSYWTLKRQSRNGVPLLRRLQTHLQSQRNCDQIGRDSEDKNWALKEQLKSWQRLRHDLERARLLVELIRKREKLKRETIKIQQIAMEMQLTPFLILLRKTLEQLQEKDTGNIFSEPVPLSEVPDYLDHIKKPMDFFTMKQNLEAYRYLNFDDFEEDFNLIVSNCLKYNAKDTIFYRAAVRLREQGGAVLRQARRQAEKMGIDFETGMHIPHNLAGDEAPHHSEDAEEERLVLLENQKHLPVEEQLKLLLERLDEVNASKQSVGRSRRAKMIKKEMTALRRKLAHQRETGRDGPERHGPSGRGNLTPHPAACDKDGQTDSAAEESSSQETSKGLGPNMSSTPAHEVGRRTSVLFSKKNPKTAGPPKRPGRPPKNRESQMTPSHGGSPVGPPQLPIMGSLRQRKRGRSPRPSSSSDSDSDKSTEDPPMDLPANGFSSGNQPVKKSFLVYRNDCNLPRSSSDSESSSSSSSSAASDRTSTTPSKQGRGKPSFSRGTFPEDSSEDTSGTENEAYSVGTGRGVGHSSKYPHPKSGVLGTQFQGLASPTAANPPPLSHSCEVVRKSLGRGAGWLSEDEDSPLDALDLVWAKCRGYPSYPALIIDPKMPREGMFHHGVPIPVPPLEVLKLGEQMTQEAREHLYLVLFFDNKRTWQWLPRTKLVPLGVNQDLDKEKMLEGRKSNIRKSVQIAYHRALQHRSKVQGEQSSETSDSD, from the exons ATGGGGGTGGACTTTGATGTGAAGACCTTCTGCCACAACTTGCGGGCAACTAAGCCACCATACGAGTGCCCTGTGGAGACCTGCCGCAAGGTTTACAAAAGTTACAGTGGTATCGAGTACCACCTGTACCACTATGACCACGACAGCCCACCACCCCCACAGCAGACCCCACTGCGCAAGCACAAAAAGAAAGGGCGCCAGTCACGACCAGCCAACAAGCAGTCACCCAGCCCCTCTGAGGTCTCACAGTCACCAGGCCGAGAGGTAATGAGCTATGCTCAGGCCCAGCGCATGGTAGAGGTTGACCTTCATGGCCGTGTCCACCGAATCAGCATCTTTGACAACCTGGATGTGGTGTCAGAGGATGAGGAGGCCCCTGAGGAGGCTCCTGAGAATGGCAGCAACAAGGAGAACACCGAGACACCTGCGGCTACACCTAAGTCAGGCAAGCATAAGAACAAGGAGAAACGCAAGGATTCCAACCACCATCACCACAGCGCTCCCGCCAGTGCTGCTCCCAAACTGCCTGAGGTGGTGTACCGTGAGCTAGAGCAAGATACCCCTGATGCACCACCCAGGCCCACTTCCTACTACCG GTACATTGAGAAATCTGCAGAAGAGCTGGATGAGGAGGTGGAGTATGACATGGACGAAGAGGACTACATCTGGCTGGATATCATGAATGAGCGGCGGAAGACAGAGGGTGTGAGTCCTATCCCACAAGAGATCTTTGAGTACCTAATGGACCGGTTGGAGAAGGAGTCGTACTTTGAAAGTCACAATAAAGGCGACCCCAATGCACTAGTGGATGAAGATGCTGTGTGCTGTATCTGCAATGATGGCGAGTGCCAGAACAGCAATGTCATCCTCTTCTGTGACATGTGCAACTTGGCTGTGCACCAAGAGTGCTATGGTGTCCCCTATATTCCTGAAGGCCAGTGGCTGTGCCGCCGTTGCCTGCAGTCACCTTCTCGTGCAGTGGACTGTGCTCTGTGCCCCAATAAGGGTGGTGCCTTCAAGCAGACAGATGATGGCCGCTGGGCCCACGTGGTGTGTGCCTTGTGGATCCCTGAGGTCTGCTTTGCCAACACAGTCTTCCTAGAACCTATTGACAGCATTGAGCACATCCCACCAGCCCGCTGGAAGCTCACCTGCTACATTTGCAAACAGCGGGGCTCTGGAGCCTGCATCCAGTGCCACAAGGCCAACTGCTACACAGCCTTCCATGTGACATGTGCCCAACAGGCTGGCCTTTATATGAAGATGGAACCTGTGCGGGAGACAGGTGCCAATGGCACCTCCTTTAGTGTCCGCAAGACAGCCTACTGTGATATCCACACACCCCCAGGTTCTGCTCGCCGTCTGCCTGCCCTATCCCACAGtgagggtgaggaggaggaggatgaagaagaagaTGAGGGTAAGAGCTGGAGCTCAGAGAAGGTCAAGAAGGCCAAAGCCAAGTCCCGAATTAAGATGAAGAAAGCCCGGAAGATCTTGGCAGAGAAGCGGGCAGCGGCACCTGTGGTGTCTGTGCCCTGCATCCCACCACACAG GCTCAGTAAGATCACCAACCGGCTGACCATTCAGAGGAAGAGCCAGTTCATGCAGAGGCTACACAGCTACTGGACTCTAAAACGACAGTCACGGAATGGGGTCCCACTACTCCGGCGCCTGCAGACACACCTTCAGTCTCAGAGGAACTGTGATCAAATTGGG AGAGATTCTGAAGATAAAAACTGGGCCCTCAAAGAACAGCTCAAGTCCTGGCAGAGGCTCCGCCATGACCTGGAGCGAGCTCGGCTTCTGGTGGAGCTGATCCGAAAACGAGAGAAACTCAAAAGAGAGACG ATCAAGATCCAGCAGATTGCCATGGAGATGCAGCTGACCCCTTTCCTCATCCTCCTCCGAAAAACCTTGGAGCAGCTCCAAGAGAAGGACACAGGCAACATCTTCAGCGAGCCGGTCCCTCTGTCTGAG GTACCTGACTACCTAGACCACATCAAAAAACCCATGGACTTTTTCACCATGAAGCAGAACTTGGAGGCTTACCGCTACTTGAACTTTGATGATTTTGAGGAGGACTTCAACCTCATTGTCAGCAACTGCCTAAAGTATAACGCCAAGGACACCATCTTCTACAGGGCAGCAGTGCGACTTCGTGAACAGGGTGGTGCTGTGCTCCGTCAGGCCCGGCGCCAGGCAGAAAAGATGGGCATTGACTTTGAGACAGGCATGCATATCCCTCACAACCTGGCCGGAGATGAGGCTCCGCACCACAGTGAAGATG CAGAGGAAGAACGGCTGGTCCTGCTGGAGAATCAGAAACACCTGCCAGTAGAAGAGCAGCTGAAGTTGTTGTTGGAGCGGCTGGACGAAGTCAATGCCAGCAAGCAGAGTGTGGGCCGCTCCCGGCGTGCAAAAATGATCAAGAAAGAGATGACAGCATTGCGGCGGAAGCTTGCTCACCAGCGGGAGACTGGCCGGGATGGACCTGAGCGTCATGGTCCCTCCGGTCGGGGCAATCTGACACCTCACCCAGCAGCCTGTGACAAAGATGGACAGACTGACAGTGCTGCAGAAGAGAGTAGCAGCCAAGAGACAAGCAAAG GCTTGGGTCCCAACATGTCCTCAACCCCTGCACATGAGGTGGGCAGGAGAACCTCAGTTCTGTTCTCCAAAAAGAACCCGAAGACAGCTGGACCGCCCAAGAGGCCGGGCCGCCCCCCAAAAAACCGGGAGAGCCAGATGACCCCCAGCCACGGAGGCAGTCCTGTGGGGCCCCCCCAGCTTCCCATCATGGGCTCCCTACGTCAGCGCAAGAGGGGTAGGAGCCCCCGGCCCAGTTCAAGCTCAGACAGCGACAGTGATAAGTCCACAGAAGATCCCCCAATGG ACTTACCAGCCAATGGATTCAGCAGTGGGAACCAGCCAGTGAAGAAGAGTTTCTTGGTGTACCGTAATGACTGCAACCTTCCCAGAAGCAGTTCAGACTCTGAGtccagcagtagcagcagcagcagtgcgGCCTCAGACAGGACCAG TACAACACCCTCAAAACAAGGCCGGGGCAAGCCCTCCTTCTCTCGGGGTACATTCCCAGAGGACAGTAGTGAAGATACCTCAGGCACTGAGAATGAGGCCTACTCCGTGGGCACTGGCCGCGGCGTGGGCCACAGCAGTAAGTACCCTCACCCAAAGTCAGGGGTGCTGGGGACCCAGTTTCAAGGCCTTGCCAGCCCCACAGCTGCTAATCCACCCCCTCTTTCCCATTCCTGTGAAGTGGTAAGAAAGAGTCTGGGTCGAGGAGCTGGCTGGCTGTCAGAGGATGAAGACTCCCCATTGGATGCTCTGGACCTTGTATGGGCCAAATGCCGAGGCTATCCATCATACCCAGCTCTG ATCATTGATCCAAAGATGCCCCGAGAAGGTATGTTCCACCATGGGGTTCCCATCCCTGTACCACCACTGGAGGTTCTAAAACTTGGGGAACAGATGACACAGGAAGCCAGAGAGCATCTCTACCTCGTTCTCTTCTTTGACAACAAACGAACCTG GCAGTGGCTGCCCAGGACTAAACTCGTCCCTCTGGGTGTGAACCAGGATCTAGACAAAGAGAAGATGCTGGAGGGCCGCAAGTCCAACATCCGCAAGTCAGTGCAGATTGCCTACCACAGGGCTCTGCAGCACCGCAGCAAGGTGCAGGGTGAGCAGAGCAGTGAGACCAGCGATAGTGACTGA